A region from the Arachis ipaensis cultivar K30076 chromosome B01, Araip1.1, whole genome shotgun sequence genome encodes:
- the LOC107611077 gene encoding pentatricopeptide repeat-containing protein At1g74900, mitochondrial-like, producing the protein MKRRKCEIDVVTYTTMIYGFGVAGEVKKSKRVFDEMVGEEVVPNVTTYNAPVHVLCKKDNVENAVLVFEEMVVKGCVPNSVSYNVVIRGFCDGEGIAVYG; encoded by the coding sequence atgaagaggaggaagtgCGAGATTGATGTTGTTACATACACTACTATGATTTATGGGTTCGGGGTTGCAGGAGAGGTTAAGAAATCAAAGAGGGTTTTCGATGAAATGGTTGGAGAGGAGGTTGTTCCAAATGTTACTACTTATAATGCTCCGGTGCATGTTTTGTGCAAGAAGGATAATGTGGAGAATGCTGTCTTGGTTTTTGAAGAGATGGTGGTGAAGGGGTGTGTGCCAAATTCAGTTTCTTACAATGTTGTGATAAGAGGGTTCTGTGATGGAGAGGGCATTGCGGTTTATGGCTAG